Genomic DNA from Bryobacter aggregatus MPL3:
CCGTAAAGCGTTGGAATAGGAATGTCTTCTGATCAGGGGAAAGAATCCGGCGATTCGAGGCGATCCGCTCCACTTCGGCACGGCCTGTGGCCCAGTGCGTGACAGCTTCCGGTTTGGCATTTCGAATCGCAGACGCGACACGATCGATACTCGTGCGGCAAAATGCAGCTGGATTGAGCAGCATCTCGCGCCGGGCAGCGGGAAGGTGGACATAGGCGCTCTCGTCATGGCCGGGCGCGTCATGCTGGTGTACGGTTTGTACGGCCACACGGTCTGGCGAGGTGCGCGCTGCCCGGGCAAGTGTTTTCCGCCACTGCTCATGCGATCCATTGCCAATGCCCAGCCAGTCGACGGCGCAAAGAACAATGGGCTGCTGGCCGGATGGATAGAGGACGATTCCTTTTGCCAGCAGTGGCGCTTCTACGCGCTCTGCGGGTACGACAAGCGAGTAGCAAAGCGGCGAGCCCTTGGGTGGTGTCACATCAGCCTCGAATGTGGCAACCCGCAGACTTGCTTTTGCCGCAAAAGCAGGAGCCGCAAAGAAGAGCTGACGTCTTGTAAACATGCTCTTTATGATAGTCTTCTCACAGGGCCGCGAGCCCAATCCTTATTCTTCCTTTTGGGGGCTAGAAAGGGAGTCGGAATGACTCAGACGAAGATCATGAATTCCGGATGCCACCGCATGCAGCGCCGCCACTTTCTCAAGGCGGGTGCGGCCTTAATGGCCTTGGACCGTTTTCCACATCATCTGTATGCCGGCACGCGCAAGTCTGCGCAAGACCGCATCCTTTTGGGGCCAGCAAAAGTGCCTGTGTCGCGGCTCGCGATGGGCACCGGCACCAACGGGACAGGCGGCAGTTCGAATCAGACGAAGAAACTCGGCTTCCATGGTGTATCGGAGTTGTTCCGTGCGGCAGCGGACCAGGGCGTATTCTTTTGGGATAGCGCAGATCAGTACGGGAGCCATCCCCATCTCAAAGAGGCCCTGAAGACCGTCCCGCGCGAGAAGGTCACCATCATGAGCAAGAGCCGCGCGCTGACGGCGGCAGACATGCGGGCAGACCTCGATCGTTTCCGCCGCGAGATCGGTACGGACTATATCGATATTGTGCTGATGCATTGCATGATCGATGACGATTGGGACCAGCGCTACAAAGGCGCCATGGACGTGCTGAGTGAGGCGAAAGAGAAGGGCTGGATTCGAACGAAGGGAACCAGTTGCCACACGCTCGGCGCATTGAAAACAGCGGCGAAATCGCCCTGGGTCGAGGTGGATCTGGCGCGCTTCAATCCTGCCGGTGTCGCCATGGACGACAAGCCGGAAGTGGTGGCTGGTGTCCTCAAAGAAATGAAAGCGGCCGGGAAGGGAATCATTGGCATGAAGGTTCTGGGCGCTGGCAAGCTGCGGACCAAGGCGGATGAAGCCCTGCAGTGGCATTTAGGGCAGCAATTGACGGATTGCTTCACGATTGGCAGCGAGAGCCGGGCAGAGATGGAAGACTTATTGCGAAAGATTCCCGCTGCATCAACTCGCGGCTAGGAAAGAATATGATGGAGGAGGAGAAAATCAGGTTATGAAAATGCAATGGTTGGGAGTCGCCGTCGGCGCGACCGCTTGTCTCATTGGAACAATGCTTGTGGCGCAGACACCGGCAAAGAAGTCTGGCTCAGGAATCCTGCAACCCCAAATGACGGTGGCTGCCGACGGAGGCACTTATGAAAAGCCGATGGGCAAGCTCGGGGAAGCCGTGACCGCAGGCGAAGTCTGGTCTGCGACGACGATCGGCGCAGCCGTGGACGGCAAGCCGAACCCCGGCGCGAAGCCGATCACGGTGACCGGTGAGATTGTGGACTTTTCGTGCTATCTGCAGATCGGCAAGCATGGCGAAAAGCATCGTGCTTGTGGGCAGAAGTGCTTCAAGAATGGCCAGCCGATTGGCTTGTTGACGAAGAATGGTTCGCTCTACATGCTGATGGAAGAAGAACATGATCTGCGCCGTGATGGTTTAACGGATTTCCGTTCTGCGGCGGTCGATCATACGGCACACATCATGGAAGTCACGGGGACTCTTTGGGCCCACAATGGCATCAATGCGGTGTACGTTCACGGTTTCACGAAAAAGTAAGCAACTATGAGGCTTTCGATTTTTACCCGGCTGGCGCTTCTTGCGCCAGCCGTTCTCATCTTCGCGCAGGACCCGGCACTCGAAGTGCCGCTCGGCCTGCTACCCATTCGTTTTCCGAAAGACAATCCCTACACTCCTGCGAAGCGTGAATTAGGGCGCTTGCTGTACTACGACAAGCGGCTTAGCGCCGATGGCACCGTCTCTTGCGCCACTTGCCATGATCCCAAAGCCGGGTTCACCGACGGGAAGGCTGTGAGCGATGGCATCCGGGGCCAGAAGGGCGGCCGCAGTGCGCCTACTGTATTCAATCGCGCTTATTCGCTGAATCAGTTCTGGGATGGACGGGCCGCTTCGCTCGAAGAGCAGGCTGCCGGTCCAATGGCGAACCCCATCGAAATGGGCAACACGCATGATGTCGTCGTGAGCACACTGCGCGGCATTCCTGGGTACCGCGCCCGCTTCAAAGAGGTTTTCGGTTCAGAAGAGTTTGGTCTCAGCGAAGTGACCAAGGCCATTGCCACCTATGAGCGGATTGTCTTGTCAGGCAACTCTCCCTACGATCGTTATAAGGCTGGCAACAAGAAGGCGATGACTGCCGCCCAGATTCGCGGGATGGACGTCTATTTTACGCAGGCGAAATGCGACCAGTGCCATGAAGGCATCAACCTGACGACCAACGCGTATCACAACCTCGGAGTTGGAATGGACAAAGCCTCGCCAGACGAAGGCCGCTTTGCCGTTACGAAGAATCCCGCGGATTGGGGCGCCTTCAAGACGCCAACTCTCCGTGAGATCGCTCGTACTGCTCCCTATATGCACGACGGTAGCTTGGCAACTCTGGAAGATGTTGTCGAGTATTACGACAAGGGCGGAATCGCCAATAAGAATCTCGATGAACGCATCAAGCCTCTCAAGCTGACGGCTGCGCAAAAGAAAGACCTTGTAGAATTTCTGAAAGCGCTCAGTGGCGAAGGCTGGCAATCGAAGCTAGTGCCTCCGACGGCGTTCCCACAATAAGGATCAAGACATGACATCAAGACGAAACGCAATGAGCGCCCTGGGCCTCGGGGCGGCCGGCCTCCTATGGGAGACCGGCTGTGGTGGCGAAAAGAAGCGCATCATTGGTGTAGTACCCAAGGGGCGGGCTCATTTGTTCTGGCAGAGTGTCCAGGCGGGAGCCATCGCGGCATCGCGCGAGACTGCCGTCGAGATTTCGTGGAATGGTCCTGCTACCGAAACCGATTTCAACGCACAGCTCCAGATTGTGGATTCGATGATCAACCGCCGTGTCGATGCCATCTGTCTGGCGCCGATCGACAAGAAGGCCATGGTCAGCGTTGTAGAGCGGGCCGCAGCGCAGAAGATTCCGGTGATCATCTTTGATTCGCCCATCGATACGGACAAGTTTGTCAGTCAGATCGCGACGGATAACTATGCCGCTGGCGCGATGGCTGCCGACCGCATGGGCGAGATTCTGGGTGGCAAGGGTGAGGTGGTGATTGTCGCCGTACAGCCTGGCGCGGCCTCGACGATGGCCCGCGAATCGGGTTTTGAGGAGACGCTTGCGAAGAAGTTTCCGGGGATTAAGATCCTCGACAAACGCTACGGCATGGCGGACTATGCAAAGAGTCTGGCGGTGACGGAGAATATGCTGACAGCCCACCCGGGAGCGACCGGCCTCTTCGCTTCCAATGAGTCGAGCGCCGCGGGCGCTGCGCAGTGTCTGCGGAGTCGCGGTGGCAAGATCAAGATGGTTGGCTTCGATTCGTCGGCACCGCTGATTGAGGATCTGCGTAAAGGCATCATCGATTCGCTGGTTGTCCAGCAGCCCTTCAAAATGGGTTATGAGAGCGTGATCGCTGCGGTGAATCAATTAGCAGGGAAGCCGGTTGAAAAAATTCAGAACCTGGAACCGAAGCTGGTAACAGCGCAAAACGTCGATACACCGGAAATCAAAGAACTCGTGAATCCGGACCTCAAGAAGTACCTGCCATAGTTTGCTGATGAGCTGGGGGGCGCGTACTTGTGCCCCTCAGCGTATCTCTAGAGGTTGCGGATCTCGATTTTCCGGAAAGAAACCGGCTTGCCAGGGTTGAACTGCAGTCCAATGTGACCGCTCAACGACTTGGAATCCTGGCAGTCGAGAACCTGTTTCCCATTCAACTTCACGAGGATGCGCGGCCCGACGTGCCGGACTTCGAATTGATTCCACTCGTTGTGCTTGATGAACACGGGAGGATTGGGAGCGGCGACGTCGACAATGGCGCCGGTCGCAAATGTGGGACGCTGGTCGAAGATCTGCAGTTCGTAGCCGGTGATGTGCGGCAGGCCTTCTGCTGCACTCCGTAGAAAGACCCCACTATTTCCGTCGGTCGTGGTTTTGAACTCCAGCTTGAGTTCGTAGTCACGATAGGTTTTCTCGCTGCGCAGCCAGGTGTACTGGCCCTGATCGACGGTGATTGCGCCATCGACGACGCGGAAGTTCGCCGTTCCTTCCTTGACCCAACCCTGGAGCGTCTTGCCGTCAAAAAGACTGGTCCACTGCGCGGCGCTGAGGAGAAGGAGGAAGAAGGGAAGCATGAGAAAGAAGTGGTGCGCCCGGCTGGACTCGAACCAGCGACCCTCTGCTTAGAAGGCAGATGCTCTATCCACCTGAGCTACGGGTGCACGTACTGTCTATTATGGCGCGGTCCGTTGGACTTGCCAATATGAATCCGGGCGATGGCAGAGTTTAGTGCTTCTGATAATATATATTCTGTCGTGAATTGCCAGCCAAGGAGCCGGATCTCATGGTTAGGGTTAGGATGAGGGAATGTGGATGCGATTGATGGGGTGGAGTCTGCTTTGTGGAATGGCGATCTTCGCTCAGAACCCGAATGAGGTCGAGGCAGTAGTCGAGACAGAGCTCGGCAGTTTTCGAATCGAATTTGCTCCTGACAAGGCTCCGAAGCATGTCGACTTCTTTCTCGGCCTGGTGCGTAAGGGCTATTACGACGGAAGCGCCTTCCATCGGGTCTTCGCCTATTCGTTGATCCAGGGGGGCGATCCCTTGCTGAAGGACCCCAAGACGCCGAAGGCTCTCTGGGGCTCTGGTGGCTTGAAGCTGCAGAAGAACGAGTTCAGTGATCTGAAGCATGAACGAGGCGTTGTCTCCACCGTCAGCATTCCCAACACTCCCGATAGCGACGGAGCGCAGTTCTTTGTGTGCCTGGCCGCGCAGCCGGCTTTAGATGGCAAGTACTCCGCCTTTGGACGCGTCACAGAAGGCTTCGATGTGGTCGAGAAGATCTCAAGTGTTGCGGCGGAAGAGGGCGGGCTGGTGAAGAAGCCGGTGCGGATTGTGCGGATCCATATCGAGAAAAAGAAGGTGGAGCCTTATCTGACTGCCACGGTGGCGGAGATGAAAAAGACGATTCGGATCGATACGACGCTCGGCCCTTTACGTGTGGCGATGGAGCCGGAATGGGCTCCGGAAACAGTGCGCAACTTCCTCAAGTTGGCTGCGAGCGGTTGGTACGAAGGCACCGCGATCCACCGGATCTCAAAAGGATTTGTAGTGCAGGCTGGTAGTGAAGGCATGCGGCAAGGCAACCAGGCGCATCCGGCGGACCGTTGGGTGCGGTCCTTGAAGGGCGAGTTCTCTGCCCCGGTGTTGCACGAGCGCGGCATCCTTTCGATGGCACGTACTGACGATCCGAATTCAGCGACAACATCTTTCTTTGTGGTGCTGGCACCCTCACCTCATCTCAATAAGAACTACGCTGCTTTCGGCCGCGTGATCGAAGGGCTGGAGACGATTGCAGCCTTCGAAAAAGAAGAGGTCGATGGCGAGACCCCCAAGCGCCGTCTGGAAATCATCAAGATGACAATTGAGTAGCTACATCGAGTTGAAGCCGGTCGCGAGAATCCGCACTTGCTTTTCCGTACCGAATACGACGGGATTGAAGCCTGCGCTAGAGGGGCGAATGACAAAGATTCCGTTTTGGTTGGTTGCCCGGATCTCATGCGCCTGTGAGAATTGCGGCCCGCCTGTGGAACCCTGGCGTCCTGTCGATTGTGCGATATCCGCGTACTTCTTTCCACCCTCCTCGTAGACACGATGGAGCGCAACGATGTGCATGTGATTCGCAAAGGCGGCTACATCGTAGCTATGAATGTCCGCGAGGGATTGGCGTACCCGTTTATTCGGCCACCACTGAATCGAATCGTTCGGCGTACAACGGAGATATCCGGCAGCCATTTGCCAGTTGCCCACGAAACCATTGCAATCCAGCCCGATCAGCACTTTGCCACGTTCCGCCATGTCCTGCATCAGGGTGATCCCTTGCGCCACCAATTTCGGAAAGCTCCGTTGTAGCGCCTGCGGTTTTTCGCGAATCACAAAGTCGAGATAAGAGAGAACGCTCTCCATTTGCGCTGGGGTGCCCTTGCCGGTAAAGACGTTGACAAGGTCGATGCCCGAAATATTGAAAAGAGACCGGAGCTTGGGGGGATGCGCGCCAGAGCCCCAGGTGATGTTCAGGAGTTGGTCCTTCAGCTTCAGTGCTTCGACAGCGCCCCCAAACTGGGCGTTGTTGCAGAGATAGTTGTTCAACTCGAAGGGGATTCCGCTGGGTACACACAGGAGCGTGTCTCCACTGCCACGCATAACCTGAGGAACAAGAAGACGGCGAAAACGGTTGACCATGTCACGCGGACTCAGCCGGGGCGCAGTTTCAGCGATTGGCGGTGGTGGCATTGGAGCTACCTCCTTGATGAAAAGTTTAAGGCCACTCGTCTAGCGACGGTGGCCTTAAATTTGGTTCAAAAATCGATGAGAAACTATTCCATGTCTCCGCGCCGCTTTTTGCGGTTGCGTTTCCGGGCGAGCGCTTGCTTGACGCGCTTCTTCTCGCCGGGCTTGAGGTAGAAGGAATGCTTCTTGATTTCTTTAATGATGTCTTCCTGTTGCACTTTGCGCTTAAAGCGACGCAGTGCCGCTTCCAGGGTCTCACCGTCTTGTAAAAGAATTTCAGCCATTTCTCTTCACCTCCTCTCTTGGCACAATGTTTGCGCCCGTGTTGAGACGGACACAAATCGCTAGTTTAGCATCAATCTCCGCGATTCCGTGAGCCACTTTTCGTCGATCCCTACGCGTATAGGACATGACTGCTACTACAACATCCGCATTTGTCACCAGATCCGGCGAGTGCCGGTGGCCGCAATCGCAATGGGATGCCCGAGTCCAGGTGAAGCTCTCTACGGCTGACAGCAACGGCGCCTACGCGGTTTGCGAAGTGGTCACCCCGCCGAACTTTGGGCCTCCCGTACACCTGCATCGTTACGACGACGAGTGGTTCTATGTCCTGAAAGGCCAATACCGATTTGTTGTCGGCGGCCAGGAAACGATTGTCGGAGAAGGCGGCAGTGTCTTCGGACCGCGCCGGATCGCGCACACCTTCCAGAATATCGGGACGGAGCCGGGACGCCTTTTGACAATTTCCGCTCCTGGTGGACTCGACCTCTTCTTTCGCGACCTGTGCACGCTGGTGGTTCCAGGAGAGTTGCCGGAGACGCAGGAGTTCCTCAAGTTGTATGAGAAACACAATCTTGTCTACATCGCTCCGCCGCTGGCGCACGATACGGTGACAACGACGGGTCCGGTCCTGCAGGGACGCGAGGCCTTTGTTCTCCAACCGGGCGAGAGCCGGATCGGACGAAAGCTGGATGTGGTTGGCGATGAGATGGACGTGTTGGTTTCACGGGCTGATAGCGAAGGCCGGATGTCGGTGCTCGAAAACCTGACCCATCCGATGGGAGGCCCACCGGAACACAGCCATGGCCGCGAAGAAGAATTCTTCTACATCCTCGATGGAGAGTATGAATTTCTCATTGATGGAATGCAGATCTTTGCGAAAGCAGGAGATGCCCTCTTTTCGCCGCGTGATGTACCCCACACCTTCCGCAACGTTGGGAGCCACGGCTCCCGCATGGTGGTCGCCAGCTTTCCGGGGGGCCTGGACGACTTCTTTGCAGACCTTGAGACTGCAGCGCCGGCCGGTAAGCCACCAGATCTCAACCAGGTGATTCCGGTCTTCTCCAAGCATGGCCTCAAGTTTGTCGGTCCCCCGCTGCGGGCCCGGAATTCCGCCTAGGCGAGGAGACCTGTCACGACTTTGCCCTTCCCATCTTTGGTGGCATAAACCGGCCGCTTCTCCACTTCATAGGCCGTGTCAGGAGCAATGCCCATCAGGCTGTAGATCGTGGCGTGCAGGTCGGTGATGGTAACGGGATCTTTGACAATGCGGCAGGGTCTTTCCGGCGCAGTTTCGCCGTAGACCTTGCCCTTGGCCACTCCGCCGCCAAAGAGCAAAACACTGGATGCTTCTGTAAAATGACGGTGCATCCCGTAGTGCTTGGGTTCGGTCATCACATCGGGCACCGTGACCTGATTTTTGACGAGTTGTCCGGGCTTGCCTTCCATCATCATGTCGCGGCCAAACTCGGTGGCGAGAACGACGAGCGTGCGGTCCAGGAGACCGCGCTCTTCGAGATCGAGAATCAACTGCGAGAGCGGACCATCAATGGTCTGCTTCATGCCTTCCGCACGGGAGTGTCCGTTTTCGTGTGTGTCCCAGAAGCGGAAGGGAATGTATTCCGTTGTGACTTCGATGAATCGAGCACCTGCCTCGACCAGCCGTCTGGCGAGCAGGCAGCCCTGGCCAAAGCGGGTGTCGCCGTACTTGGCCGCCACTTCCGGTTTCTCCAGACTCAGATCGAAGGCCTTGGCTGCTGGAGAGGTGAGAAGCCGATGAGAATTCTCGAAACTGCGTGCGAGGCTCTCCTTTTGAAAGGCGCCACCGTTCTGTTGGAGCGGGGATTTGGCCACCAGTTCCTTATAAAACTTGTAGCGATTCTCAAAGCGCGACATGCCCAGGAACTCGCTCGGCCGCGTGGAGGCGACAGCATCCTTGGGATCTGTGATGAAGAACGGCGAATGCTCGCCTCCCAGGAAGCCCGCCGTATGAAACGCCTTCAGACTGTCGCTTTCGCCGCCAATTTCGAGATTCTGTCCAATGTCGATGAAAGCTGGAATGTCCGGATTCTTCGGCCCGAGGGTGCGGCTGATGAAAGAGCCCATGTGCGGCACCGCAACACTTTGTGGCGGTTCATAGCCGGTATGCCAATGGTACTGGTGCCGGGAGTGAAGGATGAAACCCAGGTCGCCAACCCTGTGTGAGCGTAAGAGCACTCCGCGATCGAGAATCTTCGCAGTCCGCTCCAGCCCCTGGGAGAGGCGGACCCCATCGAGAACAGTGGGAATCGACGGGAAGGTCGAGAGCACTTTTTCACTTCGAAGACCCGGCTGGAATGGAGTGTAGAGCTTCGGATCGAAAGTCTCTGTTTGCGCCATTCCTCCGGCCATCCAGAGCAGAATCATCGAGTCTGCTTTTGCTGCGACCGGGGGGGCAGCAATCAATTTCGCTTCGCCTTGTGCAAAGGCAGCTAAGGTGGCGGCTTTCAGCCAGTCACGACGATTCACCATATGAATTGGAACTCCGGGTGCATCATTAGGCTCCATAGAAGATCTTCTGCTCCTTCCCGCTGGAGCTTACCTTGGGGAAAGAGTTGCATCGCCTGACTCCTCTCTGCAGCAGACGGTGCGCGACCAAGAAGGTTGCGCCAGAAGTAGTCGATCGCCGCATCGCTGGTACGGAGTGTGGGCGGCGCAGGCCAGGGGGAATAGCCAGAAACTTTGACGAGGCGTGTGCGATCGGGCTCGGCTCCGAAGACAAAGAAGCGAACGCTGGCGTTGATATCGCTGGCCTTCGAGGCATCGCTCACCCAGACCTTGGCCTGCAGAGTGTCATAGCCTGGTTCCAGCTCAAACACCATGCGGCTGCCAATCTTCGCCGGCACCGCACCCTGCTGCAGGATTTTGCTTCCGTTCTTGCCCCGGAGGGTGATGTCCTTCCAGCCGACCACGGCTTTTTCCGGATCGAAGGTTCCCGCGTCTTCGGTGAGAAGCCACACTTGCTTGAGCCCTTGGATGCTCACCTCCACGTTCAGCTCGCCGCCGCGTACGGCGCGCGAGTCGTAGAGATTGTCCGGTGAGGGAGGAAGTTCCCCGAGGAGATGCATGACGCCCCGATGGATCATCGCGGCCAGTGTCGTTCCGTTCGATAACTCCAGCCCTTGAAAGGTGGTGGCTTCTTCGTTGCGCGTCGTGTAGACCTGATCTCGAATCGGACGGCCCAGAGCACGGTCTAAGGGGCTGCTCTTGTGCTGCCAATCCCGTCCGAGAATCGCCCGGTCGGAATTGTTGCTCTGGACGGCGCGCCACTCCCCAGTAAGCGCGCTCAGCGTATCTACAAGTTGCTCGGCGCTCATCCGGCGCGGCTGTGCGTCAGCACGCTGGTAGGCGGCGGAACTCATGAGGAGGCGGAGCAGATACTTCAGGTCGTAGTTGTGTTGTGCGAAGTCGGAGGCCAGCCAATCGAGGAGATCGGGATTGGAGGGTTTGGCATCCATGTCGTCGACTGGCTCCACCAGTCCTTTGCCCATCAGCTTCTGCCAATAGCGATTGACGATGGTTCTCGCCAGGCGGCCATTCTGTGGACTGGTAAAGAGTTTGGCCGCCCAGTAACGGCGTTCACTCGGGCTGGCGCCGGCGGGAATGGTGCCGAGTTCCGGCCAAAGGAACTGCGGTTCCTGGAAGACCCCGGTTTTGTTATCGCAACGAACCACTTCGAGCTTCGCTTCGTTGGAGAACATTGCGGCCAAGCCATAGGCTTCCTTCAGCTTGTACTTATTGATGAAGCTGTCGTGGCAACTGGCGCACTTCAGATTGATGCCGAGAAAGACCTGCGCTGTGTTTTGCGAGGCCTGCATGTAGGGAGTTTGGCTCGCATTCACATCCCCGCGCCAGTTCACCCCAATGAGAAAGCCTTCTGGAGAGTCCGCGCCAATCGGATTCAAGAGCTCGCGCACCATCTCGTCATAAGGCATATTGTTGCGCAGAGCCGCTTCCAGCCAGGGCGTAATCGCCTTGCGTTCGCCGTGATAGACAACGCCAATGTCATTGCGCAGAAGGTCATTCCACCAACTGATCCAGTGTCCGGAATAGAGCTTCTCCTCGGAGAGCAGGTTTTCGATCAGGCGTTCCCGCTTCTGCGGATCGGTACTGGATACAAAGCTTTGCAGACTCTGCGCGGACGGGCTGATACCCCAGAGGTCCAGATAGGCGCGCCTGGCGAAAACCGCGTCAGTCGCGATTCCTTTCGGCGGAGCGGGGAGAAAGCGATCGACGGGATTGCCGCTGCCAGAGGGCAGAGCGACGGCGCGCGGGGCTAGCGGCGCCACCCAAGTGCTTGGGGCGCTCTGTTTGGTGTCGGCCCATGTCGCGCCCTGAGCGATCCAGTCTCGCAGCGCTTCGATCTGCTTGGGCTCGAGCGGCTTGCCCACTGGGGGCATCAGACGGCCTTCTCGGCCTTCCACGCGCGCAAGCAGTGCGCTCTGCGCCGGATTGCCGGGCGACAGCACGCGCAATGCATTCTCGCGCGTTGTGAGATCGAGACCCGCCTGGGCCTTCG
This window encodes:
- a CDS encoding aldo/keto reductase gives rise to the protein MTQTKIMNSGCHRMQRRHFLKAGAALMALDRFPHHLYAGTRKSAQDRILLGPAKVPVSRLAMGTGTNGTGGSSNQTKKLGFHGVSELFRAAADQGVFFWDSADQYGSHPHLKEALKTVPREKVTIMSKSRALTAADMRADLDRFRREIGTDYIDIVLMHCMIDDDWDQRYKGAMDVLSEAKEKGWIRTKGTSCHTLGALKTAAKSPWVEVDLARFNPAGVAMDDKPEVVAGVLKEMKAAGKGIIGMKVLGAGKLRTKADEALQWHLGQQLTDCFTIGSESRAEMEDLLRKIPAASTRG
- a CDS encoding cytochrome-c peroxidase, with translation MRLSIFTRLALLAPAVLIFAQDPALEVPLGLLPIRFPKDNPYTPAKRELGRLLYYDKRLSADGTVSCATCHDPKAGFTDGKAVSDGIRGQKGGRSAPTVFNRAYSLNQFWDGRAASLEEQAAGPMANPIEMGNTHDVVVSTLRGIPGYRARFKEVFGSEEFGLSEVTKAIATYERIVLSGNSPYDRYKAGNKKAMTAAQIRGMDVYFTQAKCDQCHEGINLTTNAYHNLGVGMDKASPDEGRFAVTKNPADWGAFKTPTLREIARTAPYMHDGSLATLEDVVEYYDKGGIANKNLDERIKPLKLTAAQKKDLVEFLKALSGEGWQSKLVPPTAFPQ
- a CDS encoding substrate-binding domain-containing protein — translated: MTSRRNAMSALGLGAAGLLWETGCGGEKKRIIGVVPKGRAHLFWQSVQAGAIAASRETAVEISWNGPATETDFNAQLQIVDSMINRRVDAICLAPIDKKAMVSVVERAAAQKIPVIIFDSPIDTDKFVSQIATDNYAAGAMAADRMGEILGGKGEVVIVAVQPGAASTMARESGFEETLAKKFPGIKILDKRYGMADYAKSLAVTENMLTAHPGATGLFASNESSAAGAAQCLRSRGGKIKMVGFDSSAPLIEDLRKGIIDSLVVQQPFKMGYESVIAAVNQLAGKPVEKIQNLEPKLVTAQNVDTPEIKELVNPDLKKYLP
- a CDS encoding 3-keto-disaccharide hydrolase, with protein sequence MLPFFLLLLSAAQWTSLFDGKTLQGWVKEGTANFRVVDGAITVDQGQYTWLRSEKTYRDYELKLEFKTTTDGNSGVFLRSAAEGLPHITGYELQIFDQRPTFATGAIVDVAAPNPPVFIKHNEWNQFEVRHVGPRILVKLNGKQVLDCQDSKSLSGHIGLQFNPGKPVSFRKIEIRNL
- a CDS encoding peptidylprolyl isomerase, whose protein sequence is MWMRLMGWSLLCGMAIFAQNPNEVEAVVETELGSFRIEFAPDKAPKHVDFFLGLVRKGYYDGSAFHRVFAYSLIQGGDPLLKDPKTPKALWGSGGLKLQKNEFSDLKHERGVVSTVSIPNTPDSDGAQFFVCLAAQPALDGKYSAFGRVTEGFDVVEKISSVAAEEGGLVKKPVRIVRIHIEKKKVEPYLTATVAEMKKTIRIDTTLGPLRVAMEPEWAPETVRNFLKLAASGWYEGTAIHRISKGFVVQAGSEGMRQGNQAHPADRWVRSLKGEFSAPVLHERGILSMARTDDPNSATTSFFVVLAPSPHLNKNYAAFGRVIEGLETIAAFEKEEVDGETPKRRLEIIKMTIE
- the rpsU gene encoding 30S ribosomal protein S21; this translates as MAEILLQDGETLEAALRRFKRKVQQEDIIKEIKKHSFYLKPGEKKRVKQALARKRNRKKRRGDME
- a CDS encoding cupin domain-containing protein, translating into MKLSTADSNGAYAVCEVVTPPNFGPPVHLHRYDDEWFYVLKGQYRFVVGGQETIVGEGGSVFGPRRIAHTFQNIGTEPGRLLTISAPGGLDLFFRDLCTLVVPGELPETQEFLKLYEKHNLVYIAPPLAHDTVTTTGPVLQGREAFVLQPGESRIGRKLDVVGDEMDVLVSRADSEGRMSVLENLTHPMGGPPEHSHGREEEFFYILDGEYEFLIDGMQIFAKAGDALFSPRDVPHTFRNVGSHGSRMVVASFPGGLDDFFADLETAAPAGKPPDLNQVIPVFSKHGLKFVGPPLRARNSA
- a CDS encoding DUF1501 domain-containing protein is translated as MVNRRDWLKAATLAAFAQGEAKLIAAPPVAAKADSMILLWMAGGMAQTETFDPKLYTPFQPGLRSEKVLSTFPSIPTVLDGVRLSQGLERTAKILDRGVLLRSHRVGDLGFILHSRHQYHWHTGYEPPQSVAVPHMGSFISRTLGPKNPDIPAFIDIGQNLEIGGESDSLKAFHTAGFLGGEHSPFFITDPKDAVASTRPSEFLGMSRFENRYKFYKELVAKSPLQQNGGAFQKESLARSFENSHRLLTSPAAKAFDLSLEKPEVAAKYGDTRFGQGCLLARRLVEAGARFIEVTTEYIPFRFWDTHENGHSRAEGMKQTIDGPLSQLILDLEERGLLDRTLVVLATEFGRDMMMEGKPGQLVKNQVTVPDVMTEPKHYGMHRHFTEASSVLLFGGGVAKGKVYGETAPERPCRIVKDPVTITDLHATIYSLMGIAPDTAYEVEKRPVYATKDGKGKVVTGLLA
- a CDS encoding DUF1549 domain-containing protein, coding for MRSSLHRLLFLCHLAWVASAADFVTDIHPILAARCLSCHAGPKAQAGLDLTTRENALRVLSPGNPAQSALLARVEGREGRLMPPVGKPLEPKQIEALRDWIAQGATWADTKQSAPSTWVAPLAPRAVALPSGSGNPVDRFLPAPPKGIATDAVFARRAYLDLWGISPSAQSLQSFVSSTDPQKRERLIENLLSEEKLYSGHWISWWNDLLRNDIGVVYHGERKAITPWLEAALRNNMPYDEMVRELLNPIGADSPEGFLIGVNWRGDVNASQTPYMQASQNTAQVFLGINLKCASCHDSFINKYKLKEAYGLAAMFSNEAKLEVVRCDNKTGVFQEPQFLWPELGTIPAGASPSERRYWAAKLFTSPQNGRLARTIVNRYWQKLMGKGLVEPVDDMDAKPSNPDLLDWLASDFAQHNYDLKYLLRLLMSSAAYQRADAQPRRMSAEQLVDTLSALTGEWRAVQSNNSDRAILGRDWQHKSSPLDRALGRPIRDQVYTTRNEEATTFQGLELSNGTTLAAMIHRGVMHLLGELPPSPDNLYDSRAVRGGELNVEVSIQGLKQVWLLTEDAGTFDPEKAVVGWKDITLRGKNGSKILQQGAVPAKIGSRMVFELEPGYDTLQAKVWVSDASKASDINASVRFFVFGAEPDRTRLVKVSGYSPWPAPPTLRTSDAAIDYFWRNLLGRAPSAAERSQAMQLFPQGKLQREGAEDLLWSLMMHPEFQFIW